From a single Rosa rugosa chromosome 7, drRosRugo1.1, whole genome shotgun sequence genomic region:
- the LOC133721714 gene encoding universal stress protein A-like protein, whose translation MGKARTVGIGMDYSAASKSALRWTVDNLIEEGDRIILIHVEQPKATRKQLFEDTGSPLIPLEEFNDSKQYGLTNDPEVLDILDTVSRTKGAKVAAKVYWGDPREKLCDAVQDLKLNSLVVGSRGLGLLKRVLLGSVSNYVVTNASCPVTVVKGASSTSSTKP comes from the exons aTGGGGAAGGCACGGACTGTTGGTATAGGCATGGATTACTCTGCAGCGAGCAAATCTGCTTTACGATGGACGGTCGATAATCTGATTGAAGAAGGAGATCGCATCATATTGATCCATGTTGAACAACCCAAAGCTACCAGAAAGCAGCTATTCGAAGATACGGGATCAC CTTTGATTCCTTTGGAAGAATTTAATGACTCAAAGCAGTATGGACTCACTAATGACCCAGAGGTTCTCGATATCCTTGATACTGTGTCAAGAACTAAAGGG GCCAAAGTTGCGGCGAAGGTATACTGGGGGGATCCAAGAGAGAAGCTGTGTGATGCAGTGCAAGATCTCAAGCTTAATTCGCTTGTTGTTGGAAGCAGGGGATTAGGCCTTCTAAAAAG GGTGTTGCTTGGCAGTGTGAGTAACTATGTGGTGACTAATGCTTCATGTCCAGTCACAGTCGTGAAGGGTGCATCATCGACTTCATCTACCAAACCATAA